The DNA sequence ttccgtccacaaaaatagtcttatttgtgaacgacaacaattttaatgataaattgttaaagtaagagagaagatgaGAAAAAAGTGGATAAAGCAAGTGAGGTCGGAAGAAAACATGGGTAAAAAGTACaagaggagaaaaagtgagaaaaaatgggtagaaactttctatttttagaaataatacttccttcgtctacGATTTAGAGAaccattttgccattttagttttttcacGATTTATAGAGCTATTAACTTTATTCCACTTTTAGTACGTGGATCTCACATCTCACCAACATTTTTACACTCAcaatccaatataaaactagtagtaatacTTTAAATGCGTCCCACCTTCCACTCACTTtctccttttacttttctccacgaagtcaaataatttcttaaaactcgtaccgaGTCAACATGACTTTAAAtaatggacggagggagttgTTATCGTTGGTAATTCAAACGTCATATCAACAATTCTACATGTGCAAGCTAATTGGGcacaaaattagtactcccttcgtcccgctttaggagtcccggttgatcaattttgggcgtcccgctttaggagtcccggttgagataaattaattaaaaatgcctacaaagtGTTCAAAGTGGGTCTCAATATCCACTACacctaataaaaaagtgttaaaagtggatctcaacatccactacaacatttatttattaaacacttaattaaaagtgggtcccaacatccactacaatatttatttattacacacaaacacttttttcttaaaacatgtgcccgactcaaccgagactcctaaagcgggacggagggagtatcaaccACAAAGTTGACACTGCTTGTCGAGTAGCTAATACTGTTTCTCAACGAGACACTTTAATCACcaattacttattttaatactccctccgtttcttcatagttaagtcatttttccacttcgagaagtttcttcatagttgagtcatttctatatatggtaacttttttctctttcttactttactctctcttactatatttactttatactttatactttatactCTCTACGGTTTCCTCTCttgtactattttatctatttatttaacatactCAATATTTCTTTCTAAAACTCTGTGacgaaaagtttcgcctcaactatggcgaaacggagggagtattcacttaattattataactgagaataaataaatttaaatatgagaGATCTTTTGGTTTAAATTTACAATTGAAACTAGTAGCTCTTGATTGCAATCATTATGCTctaactattattttaaattagaatataaaatttatttataataatactactacttttaaaataagctTGATGCGACTGAATATATAAtcttaatttgtaaaatcaatattaaacaaattagTACGGAGTAGTATGCTATTGTTTGATTCAATAAAGACCGTAGGCGCGGATGGtagataaatgaaatattctttaattaatcttttataaatgaattacaataaattaagGGGCAAACAATTGAGTGTAGTTAACTCCTGATTGCAATCATTAATCATTAGGCTCAAACCATATTTGAAATAAAGGGCATTTGGCTTTATAAACCCTCCGTCATTGAATCCCCCagtcctacaaaagatgtcacactttcctttttggtttgtcctacaaaagatgttaaacttcctttttggaaaaagttctctctcacgtgaatataaaaattatattttctctctccatttaacacataaaacaaaacctcctaaaattccatgtcgtcccacaagtgtgacatcttttgtgggggtggatggagtatcattttgtcattttggtataTCCACAAAAATAGAACACCCTCCGTCTACTATTTAAATAGCCattttgactcggcacgagtTTAACCCAAAATCCCCACCTTAACAcatcacaaaacaaaattgaatagGTGTAGTGGGGTGTGTTGGTCGGATGATAGAGTGATTTTATGCTTGAACCAAAGGTAATGAGTTCGAATCTAATTAACTTCAAATGTATTTTGGATGAAATATTACTCAAAAGTCATAACAACACAGGCTTGGAAAACCTTGAACTATTCTAATTGGTATTACACACTCTGAATCCACTTCATAATACTGGCACTGGCACTGGGACTGTGGTGCATCTTGGCAACTATGGGATTGTAAATCAGCTTAAGATCCTTAATCTTCTCTTTGAAAGCATCAGTCTTTGCAAGTTTGTTTGACTCCAACCATTTCATAGTAGACTCGAATGCCTTCTCTATCTCCTCCTTGTCGGCTGCTTCAATCCCTGCTGCACATCTGGTGTTGTTCCTCATGTCATAGGCGTAGTCCTCCAAAGCTCTCCTTGCGTCAGCCTTCTTCCTGAACTCCGCGTCCTCCCTCTTGTGCTTCTCCGCATCTTTCACCATAtcctctttttcttcctcAGACAGCCTGCCCTTGTAGTTGGTTATGCTGCTGTTGTTCTTCACTCCAGTCCCCATGTGCTCCACTGACACATTCAAGATACCGTTCTCATCAATGTCGAAGCACACTTTGAATTTAGCATCACCTCTGGGCGCTGCTGGAATGCCTTGGAGTATGAATTCATCTAGCAAATTGTTGTCTGTTGAGTTACTTCTTTCACCCTCATACACATTAATTGCTACAATTGTCTGATTGTCCTTCCCTATGGTGACAATTTTGTCCATCCTTGTTGGTATAGGTGTGTTCCTTGGAATAATTACACACATCACATCTCCTGAGCATTGAATACCAAGAGACAAAGGAGTAACATCCTTAAGAACCACATTCTGCAGTTTCTCATAGCCTTCACCACTCAACTTGGCAGCTAGCACTGCAGCACCATAAGCCACGGCTTCGTCTGGATTAATAGTCTTGCATGCCTCCTTCCCATCGAAAAACTCCTTCAACATTTCCTGCACCTTCAGAATCCTACTTGACCCGCCCACCAGCACCACCTCATCCACGCTACTCTTCTCAACCTTTGCATCATTAAGGCACTTCTCAACCAGTTCCATACACTTGTTGAACAAATCCATGTTGAGTTCATTAAATCTAGCACGAGTGATGGTCGAAAACAGATCCATCCCCTCAAACAAAGATTCAATCTCAATATTAGTTTGGGAAGTGGAGGAAAGCATCCTCTTGGCTCTTTCACAAGCACTCCTCAATCTCCTAATAGCTCTCGGGCTCATACTAATATCCTTTTCGTTCTTCCTTTCAAACTCTTTCACGAAATGATACACCATCCTACTGTCAAAGTCTTGCCCTCCAAGATGAGTGTCTCCGGCAATAGCCTTCACTTCAATGATACCTGCCTCAATCGTGGCCACAGACACATCGAACGTACCACCACCAAGGTCGAAAATAACCACATTCTTAGCCACATTACCCTCTTTATCCAAACCGTATGCGATGGCTGCAGCAGTAGGCTCGTTGATGATCCTTACAATATTGAGGCCAGCAATGTCTCCAGCAGCCTTGGTGGCCTGGCGTTGAGAGTCATTGAAATAAGCAGAGTGACGACAACATTCTTGACGGATGATCCAAGATAGGCTTCGGCGAAATCCTTCATCTTGGAGAGCACCATTGAAGAGATCTCCTCGGCTGAAAACTGTTTCTCCTCATTTTTGTAGGTCACCACGATCATAGGCTTGTCGTCAACACCAGAAATGACCTTGAATGGCCAAAGTTTCATGTCACTCTGTACCATTGGGTCATTGAATTTACGTCCAATCAGCCTCTTTGCATCTGCGAAGCAAGGTAATAATTAATACGCCAATTAATTTGAAGAGATAACAAGTGCATGTTTGATGGGATAGATAATTCACGAAATTCTATGAACAGAAATGAATTCCATCCTTTAATGAGTTAATAActgttaaattctctaaatcattgtcccacatcggcttggtgataaTCCTAGCTCTTCTATATAAGTATGGATAACCCTCCCAATTACGAGGcctttaaggggtgagtgactcatttctaataataACCCTACATGTTAGTACTAGGTGATATATTAAGTGCATATTAGGTACGGTATATAACTcatataagaataaaattttattaagaaatgACATCTTTTTCATAGAATTTCATtcctagatgagttatctatCCATCAACATGCTTTAAGTGCATAGAAGAGAAAAACAAACCAAAGACGGTGTTAGTTGGAGCACCGGCGACTTGATTCTTGGCAGCTTCTCCGATGAGACGCTCGTTGTTGGTGAATGCGACATAAGAGGGTGTGGTGCGATTACCCTGCTGCCACGCATGAATACGTCGTTCCTAAATCGATGCCGATCGCCCGTCCTTCCCCCTCCCCGGCCATTGATGCAAACGAGTTTAGATGCTCTTTCAAACCGTGAATTTTTTAACAAGGACCTAGAGTATAGTTCACAATAGGCATGACAAGGTAAAAACCGTTTAAATAAATACCGCCGGGTTTTGTTCAACTACAATgctaaatcataaatatatattgctaataacacaaaatatatgaaatctatataaaataatttatactcctatcAATTTAGTGACGACATACATTGCATTGTTATAATATTGTGCactaaattgtactccctccgtccagcaTTAGGAGTCTTGGTTgaccattttcatccgtccggcattaggagtctcagttAGACATTTTCAtagaaagtgaaataaaaatattataaaataacactaaaaAACACAAGTAAAAACAGATCCaaagaataaatcaaataataatgcaatgggtctcacattccattatcgcacacttcaattattacaaactcaaacatttcttaaaactagCCCCCAACTCAACTGTGACTCCTAATGccggacggagagagtatgtattgttataatattgtgcactaaattgatttaaattactGGCAAAACACATGTTTAAATCCTTATACTTTGATGGTTTATTTCAATAGATCTTTGTAcaatttttctgttttaataAGTCcttctacttttatattcgATATATTCCAATCCTTATTTAACCGAACCGTTAACTTTTCCATTATAAAATACCccatcatatattaattatttaaatatatttcaccTAATATCCTAGTTGGAAAGTTaactttgatttatttaactGAACTGTTAACTTTGATAacttttccaatttatttaactGAACCGTTAActttgatttaaatatttaataaataatgtgttattttattataacagAAAAGTTAACGGATGCGTTAAATAAGGATTGGAATATAtcgaatataaaattataagaacttactaaaatagaaaaattgttttaggatctattgaaataaacaatcaaaGTACAATGacttaataatatatttaaatatttaataaataatgtgttactacctccgtccatgaaaatttatcccattttttcattacatAGATAACTTTTCCAATCCTTATTTAACTGAACCGTTAActttgatttaaatatttaataaataatgttttattttattataacagAAAAGTTAACGGATGCGTTAAATAAGGATGGGAATATAtcgaatataaaattataagaacttactaaaatagaaaaattgttttaggATCTATTGAAATAAAACAATCAAAGTACAATGACttaagaatatatttaaatatttaataaataatgtgtTACTACATTCGTCCATGAAAATttatcccattttttcatttccgtccgtcctccaaaatttgtcccattttacttttaccatttttggtagtggactccttattccactaactcattcctactcacattttattacaaaactaatatataaaagtaggacccacaatccactaactctttcaactcactttccattacatttcttaaaacccgtgctcggtcaaaccgggacaaattttcgtggacggaggtgGTATTTTATAACGGAAAAAGTTAACAGATGCGTTAAATAAGGATTGAAATATATCGAATATAAAAGTACAAGAACttactaaaatagaaaaattgtttaaggatctattgaaataaacaatcaaaGTCAATGCATTAAAGGATATGTTCAGcctaaattattttacataaatttcatAGATTTTGTGTTattagaaatatatatttatgcttTAGCATTGTAGTTGAACAGAACCTACAGTATATATCACAGCACATTGTACTCCATCcgttaaacaaaaatatgcacttttgattgggtatgagttttaatgtatattaattttgattgggtatgagttttaatgtatattaattagtaaaataaaagagaagtaaaaagagtaattaattaaagtattattagtagaaAATGAGTCCCAccttattaagaaaaattgtttacAAATTTAGAAAGTGAATATgcttgtgggacggagaaagtatatatttaccaatttaaattatttttaaattgaaaataattttatgagaTTATCATTTCAGTACAATTATTGCAATTGCTCCTGGGGATAGTTTCTAGGTGCATTCAAATAGTATTACTTTAACGGAAGAGAAATTCCAAGAATTTGTTGCAGGAGAGATTACATAGAACGTTTGGGAAGAAGacagagaaagaaaattggaggataataaattaaaaaaagaaaacaaaataagatattgatgatgtggcaTATCAAATCTCAGCAGCACTATACCCTttttaattactccatccgtcatatttcaagtgattgatttctttcggacataagaattaagaaaatgatatatattgaattaaagtggagagaataaaatatgagaaatgaaaaagtaagagagataaaaataaagagtaaaggtcctttttggtccttaacatatgaCGATTTTTccataacattatcttttgaattatttgattcTTAATAAATACAAATCGGTCACATTTGGTCCGAAATGGATGGAGCTGTTAAAAATTAACGGTCaaagaattttaaatcaattttaattaatgtctaaTAACTAATTAACCAAAATCTGACcgatttttattagttattattaaaattgatttaaaattcgTTGACCGTTAATTTTTAACAGTTCCGTCAATTTCGGACCAAATGTAAccgatttttatttgttaaggaccaaataattcaaaagataatgttatggaccaaaataaaaaaaattgtcatattttaaggaccaaaaaggaaatttaGTCAAAAATAAATGAGGTAACAAAGAGGGaatataaagtaagagatgattgaaattttgtttttagctaaataagaaaaatgaacaATTATAGTGGGATAGCTCAAATGGacttaaactaaaaagaagTGCATCATAATAACCCGAAAGCTTTGCAAACCATAAACTAAACTAattgactaattaaattaaatcgaCCAACACTTGCTCTtaataaaaggaaattaaagaGACAATGCACGCGATGACAAGATCATGGCATTACACTCTTAATCCAATTCTTGATACTACTTCTCTGCCTTTCAATACTTGGGCTGGGACTGTGGTGCATCTTGGCAACGATGGGATTGTAAATCAGCTTAAGCTCCTCCAACTTCTCTTTGTAAGCATCAACCTTTGCAAGTTTGTTCGACTCCAACCATTTCACAGTAGACTCGAACGCCTTCTCTATCTTCTTCTTGTCTGCTGCTCCAATCCCGGCTGCACATCTTGTGGTGTTCCTCATGTCGTAGGCGTAGTTCTCCAAAGCATTCCTTGCATCAGATTTCTTCCTGTACTCTTCGTCCTCCCTCTTGTACTTCTCTGCATCTTTCACCATCTTCTCTATTTCTTTCTCAGATAGCCTGCCCTTGTAGTTGGTTATGCTGATTTTGTTCTTCACTCCAGTCCCCACGTGCTCCACTGACACATTCAAGATACCGTTCTCATCAATGTCGAAGCACACTTTGAATTTAGCATCACCTCTGGGCGCTGCTGGTATGCCTTTGAGTTTGAATTCACCTAGCAGATTGTTGTCTGTTGCCTTGCTTCTTTCTCCCTCATACACTGTAAACCTCACACTGGTCTGATTGTCATATGTCGTGTGGAAATCTTTCCTCTCTTTCCTTGTTGGGATTGGTGTATTCCTTGGGATAATTACCTTCATCACATCTCCATTGCATTCAATACCAAGAGACAAAGGGGTAACATCCGAAAGAACCACATTCTGCACTTTCTCATTGCCTTCACCATTCAACTTGGCAGCCAGCACTGCAGCACCATATGCTACGGCTTCATCTGGATTAATGCTCCTGCACGCCTCCTTCCCATTGAAAAACTCCCTCAACATCTCCTGCACCTTTGGAATCCTACTTGACCCACCCACCAGCACCACCTCATCCACACTCCTCCAATTCATCTTTGCATCACTCAGGCATTTCTCAACCATTTCTATACACTTGTTGAACAAATCCATGTTGAGCTCATTAAATTTAGCACGAGTGACAGTCGAAAACAGATCAATCCCCTCAAACAAAGATTCAACCTCAATATTAGTTTGGGAAGTGGAGGAAAGCATCCTCTTGGCCCTTTCACAAGCACTCCTCAATCTCCTAATAGCTTTTGGATTCATACTAATATCCTTACCGTTCTTCCTTTCAAATTCTTTCACGAAATGATTCACCATCCTACTGTCAAAGTCTTGCCCTCCAAGATGAGTATCACCGGCAATAGCCTTCACATCAATGACACCCGCCTCAACTGTGGCCACAGACACATCGAACGTGCCACCACCAAGGTCAAATATCAGCACATTCTGAGCCACATTACCCCCTTTATCTAGACCGTATGCGATGGCTGCAGCAGAAGGCTCGTTGATGATCCTTACAACGTTGAGGCCGGCAATGGTTCCAGCAGACTTTGTTGCCTGACGCTGAGCGTCATTGAAATAAGCAGGCACCGTCACGACAGCATTCTTCACAGATGATCCAAGATAAGCCTCGGCAATATCCTTCATTTTGGAGAGCACCATTGAAGAGATCTCCTCAGCTGAGAACTGTTTCTCCTCTCCTTTGTAGTTCACTACTATCATAGGCTTGTTGTTGTCCGTGGGGTGAGGAATGACCTTAAATGGCCATTGTTTCATGTCACTCTGAACCGTTGGATCGTTGAATTCATGTCCAATCAGCCTCTTTGCATCTGCGAAGCAAAGTAAGAATCAGTAACGCCGTCAATTCGAGTAATTCTTATTGTGAAAATAGGATTTCTGGACTCCACTTACAGTTAGTTTTATGATTTCCGTTGTCATTATACTAGCTTAGATAAGTATTTATTAAGTAATATAATTAGAGATTTAGAGTATTGTGAGAATAGTTCACCAGGAAAAGTAACTTGAACGAACATAATAAGTGCTTTAAGGAGAAAAAACCAACCAAAGACGGTGTTAGTTGGAGCACTGGCGACTTGATTCTTGGCAGCTTCTCCGATGAGACGCTCGTTGTCGGTGAAAGCAACACAAGAGGGTGTGGTGCGATTGCCCTGATCGTTGGCTATGATCTCGATGCGGTTGTGCTGCCATGCTGCCACGCATGAGTATGTCGTGCCTAAATCGATCCCGATCGCCCGTCCTGCCCCCTCCCCGGCCATTGTTGCAAACGAGTTTAATTATATGCTCTTTTAAACAGTTAAATTTTGAACAAGGAACTCTGAATTCACGTAGATATATACGAGAAGGTAAAAACCTAGTTACTTTtattagggttagggtttaggaGTTGAAAGGGTGGGAATAAATTGGATGGTAATGTGCTATTATACGGCGGAGTTTGATCTAATTAGAGTATCTTAAGAGAACGGGAAGAaggaaattaataaagtatatttaaggtaaatataatttgttaaaAAGTAGTGAGGAGAACGGGAAGAAGGAAATTATGAAAGTATATTTAAggtaaatataatttcttaaaaggTAGTGAGTCCACAAGGAAACAAGGTAAATCAAAGGGGTAAATAATTGCTATATTTACCTTTTATATGAAGAAGAggtaaatatgaatatatgatatCTTTTCTAATAATCTTTCCATTAGGGAATGCGTTTTATAAAGAAACTATATATTGTATGATAATTAACTAAATCGAAAAGGATTTGGGTAAGAGGTGGAATGGGCCGGCATAGGTTTTCAAGCCTATTACAGAATACagaatattcaattattactACTCAATGACAAAGAGGAAAacacagaaaagaaaaaagaaaacaagtgCAAGATCA is a window from the Salvia hispanica cultivar TCC Black 2014 chromosome 1, UniMelb_Shisp_WGS_1.0, whole genome shotgun sequence genome containing:
- the LOC125207872 gene encoding heat shock 70 kDa protein 18-like isoform X1 — its product is MAGEGAGRAIGIDLGTTYSCVAAWQHNRIEIIANDQGNRTTPSCVAFTDNERLIGEAAKNQVASAPTNTVFDAKRLIGHEFNDPTVQSDMKQWPFKVIPHPTDNNKPMIVVNYKGEEKQFSAEEISSMVLSKMKDIAEAYLGSSVKNAVVTVPAYFNDAQRQATKSAGTIAGLNVVRIINEPSAAAIAYGLDKGGNVAQNVLIFDLGGGTFDVSVATVEAGVIDVKAIAGDTHLGGQDFDSRMVNHFVKEFERKNGKDISMNPKAIRRLRSACERAKRMLSSTSQTNIEVESLFEGIDLFSTVTRAKFNELNMDLFNKCIEMVEKCLSDAKMNWRSVDEVVLVGGSSRIPKVQEMLREFFNGKEACRSINPDEAVAYGAAVLAAKLNGEGNEKVQNVVLSDVTPLSLGIECNGDVMKVIIPRNTPIPTRKERKDFHTTYDNQTSVRFTVYEGERSKATDNNLLGEFKLKGIPAAPRGDAKFKVCFDIDENGILNVSVEHVGTGVKNKISITNYKGRLSEKEIEKMVKDAEKYKREDEEYRKKSDARNALENYAYDMRNTTRCAAGIGAADKKKIEKAFESTVKWLESNKLAKVDAYKEKLEELKLIYNPIVAKMHHSPSPSIERQRSSIKNWIKSVMP
- the LOC125207872 gene encoding heat shock cognate 70 kDa protein-like isoform X2 yields the protein MAGEGAGRAIGIDLGTTYSCVAAWQHNRIEIIANDQGNRTTPSCVAFTDNERLIGEAAKNQVASAPTNTVFDAKRLIGHEFNDPTVQSDMKQWPFKVIPHPTDNNKPMIVVNYKGEEKQFSAEEISSMVLSKMKDIAEAYLGSSVKNAVVTVPAYFNDAQRQATKSAGTIAGLNVVRIINEPSAAAIAYGLDKGGNVAQNVLIFDLGGGTFDVSVATVEAGVIDVKAIAGDTHLGGQDFDSRMVNHFVKEFERKNGKDISMNPKAIRRLRSACERAKRMLSSTSQTNIEVESLFEGIDLFSTVTRAKFNELNMDLFNKCIEMVEKCLSDAKMNWRSVDEVVLVGGSSRIPKVQEMLREFFNGKEACRSINPDEAVAYGAAVLAAKLNGEGNEKMVKDAEKYKREDEEYRKKSDARNALENYAYDMRNTTRCAAGIGAADKKKIEKAFESTVKWLESNKLAKVDAYKEKLEELKLIYNPIVAKMHHSPSPSIERQRSSIKNWIKSVMP